ATTTTTTCGTCCTCCAAAATTTATACGTTAGTCTAATTAATGTGTGTTTTcaaacaaattttaaatatattaattCACTAAAGCTACTTAAATAATAAAGAATATCACttaaaaaattcattccaaacaaAGTAGACAGTTTACTGTTTTCCTAACCAAATACATTAACCAAAATCttaaaaatagaaattaaaataaacaacaaacaaTAATATCAAGAGTCAAGAAGTAGGTACCTAGTGGACTCCAAGAGGCATCCAAATTTGTATCCTACATTTAATTTCTTCAGTCTAATTTCAAGAtacacatgctaaaatgagtagtgttttagaaaaaaaatgaaaaagaaattatactcAGTTCACGTCAAACTTATCTTCCACGTCTACGACGTCGTACCGGTTTAACATGCTGGATCCTCTCTCAAAATCAAAAAAGAATGCTAGAATGGTAGTTGGAGACTTCTCCTGCGTCAGCAGCTAATTGCATGAGCTCTCACTGTAATTCCTTCCGTTGGTAGCTCATCTTCAGGTAATTTTCCGATGTTGCAATTTCCTGCCCATGGTTTTGAATCGTTGTTTAATGGGTTTTTCTCTCAAGGTAGCATTTTATTTACTCATGTACTGTTTTGGGCTAAATCAATACCACTTCTGTCAACTGTTTGATGAAATTCTCCAACCATTTCTTTGCTTTCTATGCACCCATTTTTTTTGTCGTTTACCCATATGTTACAAAACAGTTTGGCTTTCATTTCTGTGGTATTATGGTATATGGAGGTGGCAACGGTGACCGAACATGCAAGGGCATGTTGCTTTTTACGTGGTTTGTTTGGTTTTATCTCATTTTACTAACCCATGTCCCTGAAATTCATTGCAGTGTGGTGGGCTTCCTCTTTCATGCTAAATGAGCTGTTGAAAGATTTAATTTTTGCtgctgcattttgttttcaCCAATGTATTTGCTTTCCCTCTTTTGTCATAACTGGGAAAAGGAACTAAAATGTTATGGATGTTTTGCAGACAAAGGATAATGCAAAGGTTAGCCAGTAGGGCCTCAAGGAGGACGTTATTGTGTGCAGTGGGTGTTATTCAAGACAATGTTTCACACTGTTTAGTTGCGAAACGATCATACAGTGCTGCATCTCTGCCAAAGCATATTGAGAAATTGAGAAAACCTGCAATTCCTAGTGATTTCTTGAAATGGAGTGGGCTTGGGTCCTATAGGACGTCGAAATTTGCTTCTGGGTTCAGTCCTCTGCAACCTAAGCCTTTGGAATCGATTATTGATATTAAGCGATCTAACAGCAAAACTCCAGAAGAACTTGCTGACATTTGGGATGATGTAATGCATTAAACTGTTCTTGTGATTCTTACCTTCCTTGAACTAAAAACTTAGACTTTTTGATTTACCAAAACTGGTTATGTTTATCATATGTAGAAAGCTGTGAGAAGTTTCATCATATGTCCAAATGATGCCATCACAAGTTGACTAATGACTCTTTGTTTATGATCCACATTTTTGTTATAGTCAGTAGATTTATTGTTTTACTTGCTGTTTTATATCAGTATCACCTGGGAAGAGGTCACATTGGGGCATCAATGGACGCAAAGTTATACCATCTATTGAAGCagagagctgaaaattggtaaTCCATGTGCATGATCTTTCCTTTGACACATGTTTGTTCCTTAATCTCGAAAAAACTTtcttatgtttttttttagcCGATATTTCGTGATTCCACTGTGGAAAGGAAGCGGTTACACAACGATTTTTTTTCAAGGTCAGATCACTTGATACTTGCTTTTCAAGCACCACTGTTTATTTTTCGTCAACTCTTTTGAAATTCCATCATCTATGGTGGATTATTAATGTGCCAGTCACATTCATTAGAGTCTTTCAACTAGCTACATTTCTATTCACTACATGGCTATTCTTTTGGTTCATTCAATATTGTTATTAAGTTTTTGTGAATTGGGATGGTTGATGCTCCATCAACCACTTCTCCTTTCTCATCCTGCAATTCAGTAAATAATCAATGTATATCAAAAGCATGTACCTGGATAGCAATATTTCAAGCTTGCAAAACAAAGATTAATGGAAGGGGATTATATAGGAAGACTGATTCATGCATGATTTGGGTTTTTAACTCCAGCCAATAGTGATTACCATCTTACTTCAGGTTCTTTTAGGTGGTAATCTGTTGTAGGGGAATCAAAGGGTGTTGAACTTCATTCTATTACAGTTTTATACGCGCTATTTATCTTGCATTTCTAGTTGTAATACATTGTAAAGCTTATCTTTAATGCTCTGGTTCTTTTCACAAATCAATGTTTTAAATTAGCTTTCTTTCTTGCTTCCTGACTCCCCTTGTTTAAGAACTTTTTCATAAGCAATCACAATCAGAAGAAAGGTTGGCAGCGTCTCCAAACATATTGATGTAAGTCATATGGCGGTGGCTAGCCTTGGCAAACAATTTGCATTTTCCTTGGCTATAAAACATTTCATTAACTaaactggtttttttttttcaatcaagcTAAAATCTACACTAGCTTAGGATAAAGCAAGTCTATGCCAATATCAAGATACATAATTCAGTTCAAATTTTCCTACTAAttcatatttcaaaatttttttttctgcttcCTGATATTGGTAGAGTAGAATAATTGTTTTGTTACCACACCTGTTGCTCCATCCTCCCCAATGTGAATGTCTTAGTTTGATTGGCCATGAGGTTTAAGAAATTGTTGAAGATATATAAGAGTTTAAAGAGAAAATGAGGAATATGTGCAGTCCACTGGATTAGTTAACTGATGTTTAGAGCATTGTATGGAACATGTTGGTTGTACTACCTTCCTTCCTTTAGAAAGTATTTGTTTAAGGAAAGTGGACATTATTCTTGGACGGAATGAAAGGCAAGAAAAACATTTAAAAGTGAGACAAAGAAATACTAATGGAGTTGTACTTACTGAGATAACATACTAGATGGTCACCTATCTGCTTGTATTTTGAAAGTTCAGGGGATGGCTTGTTATCTTTAAGCAACTTGTTCCCACAGCGTTAGCATACCCGCTGCTTCACAGCTGTTTTCTTGAAAGAGCAGGCTGCTTATGGATGCTATCTCTCTGACACCTTCACTTTGTCTTTAATTTTTTGCCTTGTGTTCTTCAGTTTCTTTTGTTTCGACATACCTCTTGCCAACAATGCTTTGAAGTTTGCTTTGCACAGTACATTATATAAGAAGTCTATCTATTGCATGTATGTTTTTCATATATCATTGTCATTCTCGTGCTTGATTGCCTGAAATTAGGATTGTGTGTCCTATTAAATTTTTTGGATAATTCACAATGACCTTCAGACTGTTGCCTCTGTCTTAATACTTATGTGCATATTTGTTGGTGCTTAGGAAAAGCTTTTCAGCCCTGAGACTTCTTGGATGTTTGTGTCTCTTTTAGCGGTATCTTTGAAGAGTTGTGAATAAGTTTGTCTCATTTACAAATGATGCAAAATTGATGTACTTTTCACTGGGAGGAAATATAGATGTTTTCATTAGATTAAGCTGTAATTCTCAAGCTAGAAAAAACTTACCTAGAAGCCCAAGTCAAGAGGTTGTGCAGTATTTGCTTGATAAGCATTCATATTTCAACTTTCTAATTGGTGTGGTGCAGCCAACAAGCTACTCGTAATCATTACTACGAGAATATTATATGTTTGCAAGGCCTTGTTACATGGCTATTTTCCTTCTGTTTTGTCCTGGCCATAATTTTTATATCATCCCTGTATATCAAGTCATTTAATCAGCTAGTATTGATATGACTATTTCATCTGTTGAAATTAATTTTGGAGTTTGTTTTCATTTTGCAATAGAGCACCTATATTAAGcaggaagtttttttttttttttaaaagaaaaggtcCACTCTGAGATTCCATTTTATGTATTCTGTTGTCTGACGGACAAGATTAGACCATGTTATTAAGTTTTCTCTGAGAATGGACGGTTACAAAAATGGATTAGCTGATATGCTAAGAAGTAGAAGTGAAGTCTTAATACATAAAAGCGGTATTGGTAGCATATCAGGTATTTATAGGTTAAGGTAAACGTGGTAGTTTTGTATTTCTTAATTTCATGTCATGTGTTGCCAATGTACCATTCGTCAGTTACTTCAATATTTCTTCCAATGATATTAATTTTTATCCCATCTGCTCCTCTGCTGCCCAGCTTGAAAGAAAAACTAATTACATGATGATATCCTAGCTACCCTAAGACGACATTCTTATGTTTTCAGGATTCACTTATCTTTCAGTGGCCTTCATTGtcttgaaaatgcatttttttgggTCATCGCTTATTTATTGAACAATTTGATGCAGTGCAAATGCCACACATGATTTTCACTGGTCTTGAAGATTACAAAGCAAGAGGAACTCAGGCTGCTCCCTACTTCACTGTCTCTCATTACACTGAATTTGCAGAAAGCAAGGAATTGGTGCTTATTAGGGGTGATGTTGTGTTTACAAGCAAGCTCAGTGACTCAGAGGCCAAATGGCTCATGGAGACTGCACAATCATTTTACTTGAATGATGTCAGGTACAAGTTAGTTGAGCGTTTCAACAAAGAAACACGTGATTTTGAGTTCAAGGATGTTTTGCAAGCATTGGAGATGCCAATTTTGTAAGAGAAGTGAAGATGGAAACTTGAGCAAAAGAGCATGAGACCTGCAGCCGGATGACAAGCAACAGAGTGTGAACACAAGTTTTGTATAATGTCATTATTAACTGCAGCTacaaagtgttttttttttggttaactgAAATCCTTCTTAGACTTGGAGATTTTTATCTTGGGAGTCCTACTTGTTCACTAAAAATACGGGAATGAAAATTACAGGACAACTTATGGGAGAGAGGTGTCATCGTGTCGTAACCTCCTTGCAAAATAACTACCTGCTCGTATGTGCCTCGCACCTCGGATGTTGTCCTTGGAGTGAGTTTGGTGAGTGTGTTATTGTAGCAGTTATGCACGTTGCTAGGTTACTTGATACTGAGGAGATTCATAGGCAAACTGTATTTTCTTACACTATAGAGGATATAGCCTTAACATTCAAAGTGAGTCGTGGGTAGTTAGTTGTTCAAGGGTTTTTTATCCCCCAGTCGATCGCCTTAACAAAAGTAGTATTCACATGGGCTAGCATATATATACTAGTGTGTTGACTAAAGACTCGGTATATGCTTATTGTGTGTGTCCTTAGTAGTACATGACCAATGGTTAGCCTAAGGAATTAGCTTATTAGCTTTATTGTGTtcttaatatttatttttaaataataaaactaaCATCCaaggagttgaatgcaatattcTGAATTCAAAAAACAACTATTATCAagtacttttatttattttcaaagttTCATCTGCATCTACATTCTATTTactaatatatacatatacatatatatatatatatatatgtgtgtgtgtgtctatatatattgGGTAGGGTTTGATTTGGGTGTGAATaatagaaaattagattttatcCAAATACATGACTCTCTTACTAGTaggatttgaatttgaaaaattcAACTCAAATTCTGTCCAAATATATTGGATTGGgtatgaataataaaaaaataaattttattcaaaTCCATGACTTTTTTACTAGTAGGATCTGAATTTGAGAAATTCAACTCAAATTCTGCCCAAATATATTTGGGTTTGGATCAGATCTGAATAAAACCCAATCAATTGACCATGCCTATGCAAAATGGTGAAGACAGTGACCAAATCTCGATCAGCTAAACTAGCCAAACAAAAGTGCATTGCCGCACCGCACTAATCTCAGATCTTGTGAACAACCTCAGAAGACGAAGCCAGTAGTCTTTCTTATCATGATTAATTACTAATCCAATGGCAAAAGGGATTCCAATGGCAAGATGGTCAAACGGCAACCCAAACAAAAATAGCTGCCATATAATCTTGAATCTCCACCGTTCAATCACTCTGCACATGGCTGGAGAATTACGAAAATACTCACACACTGAAGCTGCCAACGAGTGACCACGGAACACTGTTCATAAGTCTATCCGCCCTTTTATTCTGCCAGGATTTACTTGATCTTGCCTAATGGATGGTAGATAATAGATTTATTTTCTTCCATTCCAAGAATTCGAATcgggtttttcttttctaatttttcagGCCTCAATTAGACAgattatttttttcattcattCCCTTTCAGGATCAATCATagtttttcaaactttattgactTTATAGATGAATTCCCGTTTTATCTAAATGTATAAAAGATGCTAGCTGCAAGCTTATCTTACTATATCTAAAGCGAGAGTGTCATTTAATGTATTACCTAATCTAACCTTGGCTCTGTTTGGATCCCCTGTTTTTTAActgtttttcaaatacaataaaatttttaaaaggtactctaaaaggtaatttaaaaattagtttaaaatttttaaaattttaaaaaatatctcaaaatatattctagaaactcttctactcttaaatatctcaaaatattttttctaaaaatattctaaaatatactctaaaaactctgctac
This portion of the Coffea arabica cultivar ET-39 chromosome 2e, Coffea Arabica ET-39 HiFi, whole genome shotgun sequence genome encodes:
- the LOC113731021 gene encoding uncharacterized protein — its product is MQRLASRASRRTLLCAVGVIQDNVSHCLVAKRSYSAASLPKHIEKLRKPAIPSDFLKWSGLGSYRTSKFASGFSPLQPKPLESIIDIKRSNSKTPEELADIWDDYHLGRGHIGASMDAKLYHLLKQRAENCRYFVIPLWKGSGYTTIFFQVQMPHMIFTGLEDYKARGTQAAPYFTVSHYTEFAESKELVLIRGDVVFTSKLSDSEAKWLMETAQSFYLNDVRYKLVERFNKETRDFEFKDVLQALEMPIL